From Halotia branconii CENA392, the proteins below share one genomic window:
- the rsmI gene encoding 16S rRNA (cytidine(1402)-2'-O)-methyltransferase — translation MQTDPKPGTLYVVGTPIGNLEDMTFRAVRILQTVDMIAAEDTRHTGKLLQHFQVKTPQVSYHEHNRSSRIPELLEHLINDKAIALVSDAGIPSISDPGYELVKACIAAGITVVPIPGASAAITALSAAGLPTDKFVFEGFLSAKTQQRREHLESLQAEPRTLIFYESPHRLRETLQDLAEIWGSDRQIVLARELTKLYEEFWRGTIAEAIAHHNQRDPQGEYTLVVAGTSSSKPQLTEAQLKAELQQLISQGISRSQASRQLAKLTSLPRRQIYQLALSIVLDSQS, via the coding sequence ATGCAGACCGATCCCAAACCAGGAACACTTTACGTTGTCGGTACACCAATTGGCAACCTGGAAGATATGACCTTTCGGGCGGTGCGAATTTTGCAAACAGTGGATATGATTGCAGCAGAAGATACCCGCCATACAGGAAAACTCCTACAACATTTTCAAGTGAAAACGCCCCAGGTGAGTTACCACGAACATAATCGTAGTAGTCGTATCCCAGAATTATTAGAGCATTTAATTAACGATAAAGCGATCGCCTTAGTTAGTGACGCAGGAATCCCCAGCATTTCTGATCCTGGTTATGAATTAGTGAAAGCTTGCATTGCAGCTGGGATAACAGTGGTTCCGATTCCTGGTGCTAGTGCAGCAATTACGGCTTTGAGTGCTGCGGGATTACCAACAGATAAGTTTGTCTTTGAAGGTTTTCTATCAGCGAAAACTCAACAAAGACGAGAACATTTAGAATCTCTGCAAGCAGAACCGCGGACATTGATTTTTTATGAATCGCCGCACCGTCTCAGAGAAACTTTGCAAGATTTAGCAGAAATTTGGGGAAGCGATCGCCAAATTGTGTTAGCAAGAGAATTAACTAAATTGTACGAGGAATTTTGGCGGGGAACAATTGCTGAGGCGATCGCCCATCATAATCAACGTGATCCTCAAGGTGAATATACCCTTGTAGTAGCGGGAACTTCATCAAGCAAACCTCAACTTACAGAAGCACAACTCAAAGCCGAACTGCAACAACTAATCAGTCAAGGTATATCGCGATCGCAAGCTAGCCGTCAATTAGCAAAATTAACTTCCCTTCCCCGTCGTCAAATTTATCAATTAGCTCTTTCTATTGTTCTCGATTCTCAATCGTAG
- the rpsU gene encoding 30S ribosomal protein S21, with amino-acid sequence MTQVVLGENEGIESALRRFKREVSKAGIFQDMRKKRHFETPLEKEKRKAVARHKQSRRNRSRFR; translated from the coding sequence ATGACACAAGTAGTTTTGGGGGAGAATGAAGGTATTGAGTCAGCTTTACGAAGATTTAAGCGGGAAGTTTCTAAAGCCGGAATTTTCCAAGATATGAGAAAAAAACGTCACTTTGAAACACCATTAGAAAAAGAGAAGCGTAAAGCAGTTGCTAGGCACAAACAAAGTCGTAGAAACCGTTCTCGCTTCAGATAA
- the rpsU gene encoding 30S ribosomal protein S21, with the protein MTQVVLGENEGIDSALRRFKRQVSKAGILADVKYHRHFETPLEKRKRKAVSARRKRRFK; encoded by the coding sequence ATGACCCAAGTGGTTCTAGGAGAAAATGAAGGTATAGATTCAGCTTTGCGTCGGTTTAAACGCCAGGTCTCTAAAGCTGGTATATTAGCTGACGTTAAGTATCATCGTCACTTTGAAACTCCGTTGGAAAAGCGCAAACGTAAGGCAGTGTCAGCTAGACGCAAACGACGCTTTAAATAA
- a CDS encoding XisH family protein produces the protein MAKDIFHNAVKTALQKDGWMITHDPYQLRYGLVDVYIDLAAEPAIAAEKEGRKIAVEVKSFAGGSTISEFHTALGQFLNYQAALEVSDEPERILYLAVPTDTYQTFLRFEPAKTVIKKYQVRLINYNPVWEVIEQWIE, from the coding sequence ATGGCCAAAGATATTTTTCACAATGCTGTTAAAACTGCGCTGCAAAAAGACGGTTGGATGATCACCCACGACCCTTACCAATTACGCTACGGTCTTGTCGATGTCTATATTGACCTAGCAGCAGAACCCGCAATCGCAGCGGAGAAAGAAGGACGTAAAATAGCAGTAGAAGTAAAAAGCTTTGCTGGTGGATCGACCATTTCTGAGTTTCATACGGCGTTGGGTCAGTTCCTCAACTACCAAGCTGCTCTAGAAGTTTCTGATGAGCCAGAACGTATTCTCTATCTCGCTGTACCCACAGATACTTATCAAACCTTCCTCCGTTTTGAACCAGCTAAAACAGTCATTAAAAAATACCAAGTAAGATTAATTAACTATAATCCTGTTTGGGAGGTCATAGAACAATGGATCGAATAA
- a CDS encoding DUF790 family protein, producing the protein MLPTELLSHRQNGEEIIPKRLKIDDKNQALATELINCFQAAMGKTQGVLERQLLDLEGDATDYRVKRGLAYIIKSNFCTFEVVSPLEPPMLRERVFTLAARSVPSKESTQVTLTQVADQLSQELEREVLLEQVRDGLYADLTENKILTDFNAPTPVDILNRYNLSQVQGIFYKASQLILNAHRNVPGEYKLLFRYLKLFQLMAYIEGDADHGFTITVDGPTSLFNPSTRYGLAIAKLIPALLHVTKWSLSATLQTRDVYTNTWKTGRFTLNSECGLVSHYSKGKPYDSMLEASFADKWDALKTDWTLEREVDLLPIPGSVMIPDFRLVHPDGRSFLLEIVGYWRPEYLQKKFSQVRRSGCDNLILAISERLNLEKAGVKLNNVPARIVWFKDKLLPKAVLTVID; encoded by the coding sequence ATGTTACCGACAGAGTTACTGAGTCATCGCCAAAACGGAGAAGAAATCATCCCAAAGAGACTGAAGATTGATGATAAAAATCAAGCATTGGCGACAGAGTTAATTAATTGTTTTCAAGCAGCAATGGGTAAGACTCAAGGTGTGCTTGAACGTCAACTTTTAGATTTAGAAGGTGATGCTACAGATTATCGGGTGAAGCGGGGATTAGCTTATATTATTAAAAGCAATTTTTGTACTTTTGAGGTGGTGAGTCCTTTAGAACCACCAATGTTAAGAGAACGAGTGTTTACTTTAGCAGCAAGATCGGTTCCTAGTAAAGAGTCTACACAAGTTACTCTCACTCAAGTTGCTGATCAATTAAGTCAAGAATTAGAGCGAGAAGTTTTATTAGAACAAGTACGCGATGGATTATATGCTGATTTAACTGAAAATAAAATTTTGACAGATTTTAATGCACCTACACCAGTAGATATATTAAATCGATATAACTTATCTCAAGTACAGGGAATTTTTTATAAAGCCAGTCAATTAATTTTAAATGCTCATCGCAATGTTCCAGGAGAATATAAGCTGTTATTTCGTTATCTCAAGTTGTTTCAATTAATGGCTTATATAGAAGGCGATGCCGACCACGGATTTACAATTACAGTGGATGGGCCGACAAGTTTATTTAATCCTAGTACACGTTATGGATTGGCGATCGCTAAACTAATTCCCGCCTTACTTCACGTCACTAAATGGAGTCTTTCAGCAACATTGCAAACTCGTGATGTCTATACAAATACTTGGAAAACTGGAAGATTTACCCTCAATTCCGAATGTGGTTTAGTATCTCACTATTCTAAAGGTAAACCTTACGATAGTATGCTAGAGGCATCTTTCGCTGATAAATGGGATGCCCTCAAAACAGACTGGACATTAGAGCGAGAAGTTGATTTACTGCCGATTCCTGGTAGTGTGATGATTCCCGATTTTCGGTTAGTGCATCCCGATGGCCGTAGCTTCTTATTAGAAATTGTGGGTTATTGGCGACCAGAATACTTACAAAAGAAATTCTCTCAAGTCCGACGTTCTGGATGTGATAATTTGATTTTGGCTATTTCTGAGCGATTAAATTTAGAAAAAGCTGGAGTGAAGTTAAACAATGTCCCTGCCAGAATTGTTTGGTTTAAAGATAAATTATTGCCCAAAGCTGTGCTAACAGTAATAGATTGA
- a CDS encoding XisI protein → MDRIKEYRRIVCDFLQEFATNDVQAQLIFDPVRDHYLVMHNEWRNEYRIYGCAMQLDIIEGKIWIQHNSTEIFIDQELIQRGVDRKDIILGFRSPSVRKLLAANIGISNQEQNHARPIS, encoded by the coding sequence ATGGATCGAATAAAGGAGTATCGGCGAATTGTCTGTGATTTTTTACAAGAATTTGCTACTAATGATGTGCAAGCGCAATTAATTTTTGATCCAGTGCGCGATCACTATTTAGTCATGCACAATGAGTGGCGAAATGAATACCGCATTTATGGATGTGCGATGCAGCTAGATATTATCGAGGGAAAAATTTGGATTCAGCACAACAGCACTGAAATTTTCATCGATCAAGAACTAATTCAGCGCGGGGTTGATCGCAAAGATATTATTCTAGGTTTTCGTTCTCCCAGCGTCCGTAAACTTCTGGCTGCAAACATAGGAATCAGCAACCAAGAGCAGAACCACGCACGTCCTATCTCTTAA
- a CDS encoding 3'(2'),5'-bisphosphate nucleotidase CysQ family protein: protein MKDLQEILAIARAVGWGAADILRSYYHGTIKDSDLEVQYKQNEPVTVADIAVSQYILENLQAALGNEDFAYISEETYESQSKLASNYVWIIDPLDGTKDFIKKTGEYAIHIALVKERRPVLAVVVVPEAEKLYYATKGGGTFRETRNGSIPVQVSSGKRIEDLTLVVSRSHRHEKLNYLLQNLPCQNQKSVGSVGCKIATIVEQQADIYISLSGKSAPKDWDIAAPELILTEAGGKFTYFDGTPLQYNTGDINQWGGLLASSSEYHEILCQQARDVLAHSNPSS, encoded by the coding sequence ATGAAAGACCTACAAGAAATATTAGCGATCGCCCGTGCAGTTGGTTGGGGTGCAGCAGATATACTGCGATCGTATTACCACGGAACTATAAAAGACTCTGATTTAGAGGTGCAATATAAACAAAATGAGCCTGTGACTGTGGCGGATATTGCTGTCAGTCAATACATTTTAGAGAATTTACAAGCAGCTTTAGGCAACGAAGATTTTGCTTATATTAGTGAAGAAACTTACGAGTCACAAAGTAAGTTAGCCTCTAATTATGTGTGGATCATTGACCCTTTAGATGGTACAAAAGACTTTATTAAAAAAACTGGTGAGTATGCAATTCACATCGCTTTAGTCAAGGAAAGACGACCAGTATTAGCTGTAGTAGTAGTACCTGAAGCTGAAAAGTTGTATTACGCTACTAAAGGTGGTGGTACATTTAGAGAAACTCGTAATGGCTCTATTCCCGTACAAGTTTCATCAGGTAAACGTATTGAAGATTTAACTTTAGTTGTTAGTCGCTCTCATCGTCACGAAAAGTTAAATTATTTACTCCAAAATCTACCTTGTCAAAATCAAAAATCTGTTGGTAGTGTAGGCTGCAAAATTGCCACTATTGTTGAACAACAAGCTGATATTTATATTTCTCTTTCTGGCAAATCTGCCCCCAAAGACTGGGATATAGCTGCCCCTGAACTGATTTTAACGGAAGCTGGTGGTAAATTTACTTATTTTGACGGCACACCATTACAGTACAACACTGGTGATATTAATCAGTGGGGTGGTTTGCTTGCCAGTAGCAGTGAATATCATGAAATACTATGTCAACAAGCGCGGGATGTACTAGCACATAGTAACCCAAGTAGCTAG
- a CDS encoding CHAT domain-containing tetratricopeptide repeat protein: MSTNFQGVCWYLLLKITRHSLIFLLSAVLLSESVGATPRNKGLQIAQQQGNAQQDATRAADKLTQEGLKLYQQGTAESLRQAIEKWQEALKLWQQIDDKRQQAFTLLGIGSVYDSLGEKQEALKYYNQALPLLRAVEDRGREATTLNNIGRVYSDLGEKQEALKYFNQALPLYRAMGDKKGEATTLNNIGRIYDSLGEKQKALKYYNQVLPIRRAVRDRRGEATTLNSIGSVYSDLGEKQEALKYYNQALPIRRAVRDRRGEATTLNSIGSVYSDLGEKQEALKYYNQALPILRAVSDRKGEATILNNIGRIYDSLGEKQEALKYYNQALPIRRAVRDRRGEATTLNSIGSVYSSLGEKQEALKYYNQALPIRRAVRDRRGEATTLNSIGSVYSSLGEKQEALKYYNQALPIRRAVRDRRGEATTLNSIGSVYSSLGEKQEALKYYNQALPIRRAVRDRRGEATTLNNIGLVYSDLGEKQEALKYYNQALPIHRAVRDRRGEATTLNNIGLVYSDLGEKQEALKYYNQALPIRRAVRDRRGEATTLNNIGRIYDSLGEKQEALKYYNQALPIRRAVRDRRGEATTLNNIGLVYSDLGEKQEALKYYNQALPIRRAVRDRRGEATTLNNIGLVYSDLGEKQEALKYYNQALPIRRAVRDRRGEATTLNNIGSVYSDLGEKQEALKYYNQALPIGRAVRDRRGEATTLNNIGLVYDSLGEKQEALKYYNQTLPILRAVGYRGGEATTLSNLAFLERNRGNLQQAQTHIKLAIDIIEDLRSKIIDQQLRTSYFASVQNYYKFYTDLLMQLHKKYPSKGYDALALNISERSRARGLVELLTEANLDIRKDIDPKLLAEERRLNLLLDAREKQLSQLLSQKKSPTQLITTTKQQIANLLQQQQDLKNKIRTTNPEYAALKYPQPLTLPQIQQQLDKNTVLLQYSLGRERSYLWLVTPNSLDTYELPKSEKIEAAAKNLRQQLTRPLIASATPEEQAKAVADTTKATKELSQIILAPVAGKLGTKRLVVVADGILHQIPFAVLNDQNKQQAGRDVNYQPLLVNHEIITLPSVTSLATHRQQLKGRKPAPKTLAVLADPVFSADDQRVTGKAPQTSPSLDLDLERSALQRTLKNINRSGLDRLQGTRQEAEAILKMVSPKQSLQAFDFDANYKLVTSEQLSQYRLLLFATHGIFDNINPELSGIVTSLVDKQGKPQKGFLRLEDIFNLDLPAELVVLSACETGLGEEVKGEGLVGLTRGLMYAGSARIVVSLWKVDDQATSLLMQELYQQILQQGKTPAVALREAQLKLWQQQQWRNPRYWAAFTMQGEWE; encoded by the coding sequence ATGAGTACAAATTTCCAGGGAGTTTGCTGGTACTTGCTACTTAAAATTACCCGTCACAGCTTAATTTTCTTGCTAAGTGCGGTTTTATTGTCAGAGTCAGTAGGAGCAACACCGAGAAATAAAGGGTTGCAGATAGCACAGCAACAAGGAAACGCACAACAAGATGCCACTCGCGCTGCTGACAAACTGACACAAGAGGGGTTGAAACTTTATCAACAAGGGACAGCAGAATCACTGCGACAGGCAATAGAGAAATGGCAAGAAGCGTTAAAACTTTGGCAGCAAATTGATGATAAAAGACAGCAAGCCTTTACCCTTCTTGGTATTGGCAGTGTCTACGACTCATTAGGAGAAAAGCAAGAAGCACTTAAATACTACAACCAAGCCCTACCCCTACTCCGGGCAGTGGAGGACAGGGGAAGGGAAGCCACCACCCTCAACAATATTGGTCGTGTATACTCCGATTTAGGAGAAAAGCAAGAGGCACTTAAATACTTCAACCAAGCCCTACCCCTATATCGGGCAATGGGTGACAAGAAAGGAGAAGCCACCACCCTCAACAATATTGGCCGTATCTACGACTCATTAGGAGAAAAACAAAAGGCACTTAAATACTACAACCAAGTTCTACCCATACGCCGTGCTGTGAGGGACAGGAGAGGAGAAGCCACCACCCTCAACAGTATTGGCAGTGTCTACTCCGATTTAGGAGAAAAACAAGAGGCACTTAAATATTACAACCAAGCTCTACCCATACGCCGTGCTGTGAGGGACAGGAGAGGAGAAGCCACCACCCTCAACAGTATTGGCAGTGTCTACTCCGATTTAGGAGAAAAACAAGAGGCACTTAAATATTACAACCAAGCTTTACCCATACTCCGTGCTGTGAGTGACAGGAAAGGGGAAGCCACCATTCTCAACAATATTGGTCGTATCTACGACTCATTAGGAGAAAAACAAGAGGCACTTAAATACTACAACCAAGCTCTACCCATACGCCGTGCTGTGAGGGATAGGAGAGGAGAAGCTACCACCCTCAACAGTATTGGCAGTGTCTACTCCTCATTAGGAGAAAAACAAGAGGCACTTAAATACTACAACCAAGCTTTACCCATACGCCGTGCTGTGAGGGATAGGAGAGGAGAAGCTACCACCCTCAACAGTATTGGCAGTGTCTACTCCTCATTAGGAGAAAAACAAGAGGCACTTAAATACTACAACCAAGCTTTACCCATACGCCGTGCTGTGAGGGATAGGAGAGGAGAAGCTACCACCCTCAACAGTATTGGCAGTGTCTACTCCTCATTAGGAGAAAAACAAGAGGCACTTAAATACTACAACCAAGCTCTACCCATACGCCGTGCTGTGAGGGATAGGAGAGGAGAAGCCACCACCCTCAACAATATTGGCTTAGTCTACTCCGATTTAGGAGAAAAACAAGAGGCACTTAAATATTACAACCAAGCTCTACCCATACACCGTGCTGTGAGGGATAGGAGAGGAGAAGCCACCACCCTCAACAATATTGGCTTAGTCTACTCCGATTTAGGAGAAAAACAAGAGGCACTTAAATACTACAACCAAGCTCTACCCATACGCCGTGCTGTGAGGGATAGGAGAGGAGAAGCCACCACCCTCAACAATATTGGCCGTATCTACGACTCATTAGGAGAAAAACAAGAGGCACTTAAATACTACAACCAAGCTCTACCCATACGCCGTGCTGTGAGGGATAGGAGAGGAGAAGCCACCACCCTCAACAATATTGGCTTAGTCTACTCCGATTTAGGAGAAAAACAAGAGGCACTTAAATACTACAACCAAGCTCTACCCATACGCCGTGCTGTGAGGGATAGGAGAGGAGAAGCCACCACCCTCAACAATATTGGCTTAGTCTACTCCGATTTAGGAGAAAAACAAGAGGCACTTAAATACTACAACCAAGCTCTACCCATACGCCGTGCTGTGAGGGACAGGAGAGGAGAAGCCACCACCCTCAACAATATTGGCAGTGTCTACTCCGATTTAGGAGAAAAACAAGAGGCACTCAAATACTACAACCAAGCTCTACCCATAGGCCGTGCTGTGAGGGACAGGAGAGGAGAAGCCACCACCCTCAACAATATTGGCTTAGTTTACGACTCATTAGGAGAAAAACAAGAGGCACTCAAATACTACAACCAAACCCTACCCATACTCCGTGCTGTGGGTTATAGGGGAGGGGAAGCCACCACCCTTTCCAATTTGGCTTTCTTAGAACGTAACAGGGGCAATCTGCAACAAGCCCAAACACATATTAAACTTGCCATCGACATCATTGAAGATTTACGCAGCAAAATTATTGACCAACAACTGCGTACTTCCTACTTTGCCTCAGTGCAAAATTACTACAAGTTCTACACCGACCTGCTGATGCAACTGCACAAAAAATACCCATCCAAAGGCTACGATGCATTAGCATTGAATATTAGCGAACGTTCCCGTGCCAGGGGTTTAGTCGAACTGTTAACCGAAGCTAACTTAGATATCCGTAAAGATATTGACCCGAAACTCTTAGCAGAAGAACGCCGTTTAAATCTGCTACTTGATGCTAGAGAAAAACAGTTATCACAACTATTGAGTCAAAAAAAATCACCAACCCAACTAATAACAACCACCAAACAACAAATCGCAAACTTACTCCAACAACAGCAAGATTTAAAAAACAAAATTCGTACTACCAACCCTGAGTATGCTGCACTAAAATATCCTCAACCTCTGACATTGCCCCAAATTCAACAACAACTAGATAAAAACACAGTCTTGTTGCAATATTCCTTAGGTAGAGAACGCAGCTATCTCTGGCTAGTCACACCCAACTCCCTCGATACCTACGAACTACCAAAAAGCGAAAAGATAGAAGCAGCCGCAAAAAATTTACGTCAACAGTTAACACGTCCACTGATTGCTAGTGCAACCCCAGAAGAACAAGCTAAAGCTGTCGCTGATACCACCAAAGCAACTAAAGAACTTAGTCAAATTATTCTTGCGCCTGTAGCTGGCAAGTTGGGGACAAAACGCTTAGTAGTTGTGGCTGACGGGATTTTGCATCAGATTCCTTTTGCAGTGTTGAATGACCAGAACAAGCAACAAGCAGGGAGAGATGTTAATTACCAACCACTTTTGGTCAATCATGAAATTATCACTCTTCCTTCTGTCACTAGCCTAGCAACCCACAGACAGCAACTCAAAGGACGTAAACCCGCACCCAAAACCCTCGCGGTTCTGGCTGACCCCGTATTTAGTGCCGATGACCAACGCGTTACTGGCAAAGCACCGCAAACTTCCCCATCTTTAGATCTTGACCTAGAACGTTCTGCTTTGCAGCGAACTTTAAAAAATATTAATCGTAGTGGTTTAGATAGACTCCAAGGTACGCGTCAAGAAGCGGAGGCAATTTTAAAGATGGTGTCACCTAAACAGAGTCTGCAAGCTTTTGATTTTGATGCTAATTACAAGTTAGTCACCAGTGAACAACTCAGTCAATATCGTCTGCTGCTATTTGCCACTCACGGCATTTTTGATAATATCAACCCGGAATTATCAGGTATAGTTACATCTCTAGTAGATAAACAAGGCAAACCTCAAAAAGGTTTCTTACGCCTAGAAGATATTTTTAACCTCGACCTTCCCGCCGAGTTAGTTGTACTTAGCGCCTGTGAAACTGGATTAGGGGAAGAAGTGAAAGGAGAAGGCTTAGTAGGGTTGACAAGAGGGTTAATGTATGCAGGGTCAGCCCGGATAGTTGTTTCTTTGTGGAAAGTTGATGATCAAGCGACATCATTATTAATGCAAGAATTATATCAACAAATTTTACAACAAGGTAAAACACCTGCTGTGGCTTTAAGAGAAGCGCAATTGAAATTATGGCAACAACAACAATGGCGAAATCCCCGTTATTGGGCTGCTTTTACCATGCAGGGAGAGTGGGAATAA
- a CDS encoding RNA recognition motif domain-containing protein, translated as MSIYVGNLSYQVTEEDLKSAFAEYGTVNRVQLPTDRETGRPRGFAFVEMETDAQEIAAIEALDGAEWMGRDLKVNKAKPREERSSSPRGSWGGNNARRGGGNRY; from the coding sequence ATGTCAATTTATGTCGGGAATTTATCCTATCAGGTCACAGAAGAAGACCTGAAAAGCGCTTTCGCTGAGTATGGAACAGTTAATCGAGTTCAGCTACCTACCGACCGGGAAACCGGACGGCCTCGCGGATTCGCTTTTGTAGAAATGGAAACCGACGCTCAAGAAATAGCTGCTATTGAAGCACTTGATGGTGCTGAGTGGATGGGGCGTGATTTAAAAGTCAACAAGGCGAAACCTCGTGAAGAAAGAAGTTCGTCTCCTCGTGGCAGCTGGGGCGGAAATAATGCTCGTCGTGGCGGTGGTAATCGCTACTAA
- a CDS encoding sugar kinase yields MTNPKSFRGLFVGLITLDLIYLADSTPKNNQKIVANDYTVAAGGPATNASVTFSHLRNQAQILGVVGSHPMTQLIRGDLNKYKVAIADLEPSTSLPPPVSSIIVTQTTGERAVISINAVKTQASSTSIPSDILQDVDIILIDGHQMMISCYLAQMAKAKNIPLVIDGGSWKPGFEQVLPFVDYAVCSANFYPPNCHTGEEVLAYLQTFKIPHIAITHGEKPITYVNDGKTGAVDVPIIQAIDTLGAGDVFHGAFCHYILQGNFIEALTQAADIAADSCQFFGTRRWLD; encoded by the coding sequence ATGACAAATCCTAAATCTTTTCGGGGATTATTTGTAGGTCTAATAACCTTAGATTTAATTTACCTTGCTGATTCTACTCCTAAAAATAATCAAAAGATTGTCGCTAATGACTATACTGTAGCCGCAGGTGGTCCAGCGACAAATGCATCTGTGACTTTTAGTCATTTAAGAAATCAAGCCCAAATTTTAGGTGTAGTGGGTTCTCACCCGATGACGCAGTTAATTCGAGGCGATTTGAATAAATACAAAGTTGCGATCGCAGATCTTGAACCTAGTACTAGCTTACCACCGCCTGTTTCTTCGATAATTGTTACCCAAACTACGGGCGAACGGGCTGTAATTTCAATTAATGCTGTCAAAACTCAAGCCAGCAGCACATCTATCCCATCAGATATTTTGCAAGATGTCGATATTATCCTGATTGATGGACATCAAATGATGATTAGTTGTTACCTAGCCCAAATGGCTAAAGCTAAAAATATCCCGTTAGTTATTGATGGGGGTAGCTGGAAACCAGGATTTGAGCAAGTTTTACCTTTTGTTGATTACGCCGTTTGTTCTGCTAATTTTTATCCCCCCAACTGTCATACTGGTGAAGAGGTTTTGGCATATCTCCAAACATTTAAAATTCCCCACATCGCGATTACCCACGGAGAAAAACCAATTACTTATGTGAATGACGGTAAAACTGGTGCTGTGGATGTGCCAATCATTCAGGCAATTGATACACTGGGGGCTGGAGATGTTTTCCACGGTGCTTTTTGTCATTACATTTTACAAGGAAATTTTATTGAGGCGCTGACACAAGCAGCTGATATCGCCGCTGATTCTTGTCAATTTTTTGGTACGCGCCGCTGGCTGGATTAG
- a CDS encoding trypsin-like serine peptidase: MTKKPIYKQSLSIFFACFLAGILSFTTLGGWVSVQAQATQAPEFIKFPEASKLQLSGNGKPFKPAGINQSEKPYDEDRGTIGWDDRIPMISREYPWSTIGRVQGTTNDEKRYHCTGTLIGESVVLTNSHCVIDEKTHQLSRTIEFLPNVINGVVPSRRDIALVKRVVYGTDFTGNEVTNQINDWAVMEINKPLGRKYGYLGWQSLPIASFLKNQKQLFFVGYSGDFPNPNKKGYEFLSAGQGQTASYQFGCSIVNEQQNVLFHDCDTAGGSSGGPIIASIGSQPYIVALNNAEIKDVGTNKGLINLAVKIDFLDRLFSIN, encoded by the coding sequence ATGACTAAAAAGCCTATCTACAAGCAATCTTTGTCTATCTTTTTCGCTTGCTTCCTCGCTGGCATTTTGAGTTTCACGACTTTAGGTGGTTGGGTATCTGTGCAAGCCCAAGCAACGCAAGCACCAGAGTTTATTAAATTCCCAGAAGCTAGTAAATTGCAATTATCAGGAAATGGCAAGCCGTTCAAACCTGCGGGGATAAATCAATCTGAAAAACCTTATGATGAAGACCGGGGTACTATTGGTTGGGATGACCGTATCCCGATGATTAGTAGAGAATATCCTTGGTCAACTATTGGGCGGGTACAAGGAACAACAAATGATGAAAAACGCTACCATTGCACGGGAACTTTAATTGGTGAAAGTGTGGTTTTGACAAATTCTCACTGCGTTATTGACGAGAAAACCCATCAATTAAGTAGAACAATTGAATTTTTGCCCAATGTGATTAATGGAGTAGTCCCAAGTCGTAGAGATATAGCTTTAGTAAAGCGAGTGGTTTACGGTACAGACTTTACAGGGAATGAAGTTACAAATCAAATTAACGATTGGGCGGTAATGGAAATTAACAAACCCTTAGGACGTAAGTATGGTTATTTAGGATGGCAATCTCTACCTATTGCCAGTTTTTTGAAAAATCAAAAACAACTCTTTTTTGTTGGTTATTCTGGTGATTTTCCTAACCCCAACAAAAAAGGCTATGAGTTCCTTAGTGCTGGTCAGGGTCAGACTGCTTCATATCAATTTGGATGTAGTATTGTTAATGAGCAGCAAAATGTATTATTTCATGATTGTGACACTGCTGGGGGTTCTTCTGGTGGGCCAATTATTGCTTCGATTGGTAGTCAGCCTTATATTGTGGCGCTGAATAATGCGGAAATAAAAGATGTAGGCACAAATAAAGGGCTTATAAATTTGGCGGTAAAGATTGATTTCTTAGATCGTTTATTTAGTATCAACTAA